A DNA window from Caulobacter mirabilis contains the following coding sequences:
- a CDS encoding sugar transferase encodes MKRAFDILFSGLVLLALSPVMLSALFLVWFHDRHSPIYKARRVGRNDQDFMMIKIRSMVVNADKTGVNSTGVGDNRITPVGKYIRRFKLDELSQFWNVLKGDMSVVGPRPNTRNWGVDLYTQEEMKLLSVRPGITDLSSIVFSDEGDILGHSDEADALYNRIIRPWKSRLGLLYVAKSSIFLDIQIIWLTGVAIVSKPAALRGVHRILTRLGADPELIEVCRREGTLPAAPPPGGAQIFGAALAEAEA; translated from the coding sequence ATGAAGCGCGCGTTCGACATTCTTTTCTCGGGCTTGGTTCTCCTGGCGCTCTCGCCTGTGATGCTGAGCGCGTTGTTCCTGGTCTGGTTTCACGACCGGCATTCGCCGATCTACAAGGCGCGCCGCGTTGGTCGGAACGACCAGGACTTCATGATGATCAAGATCCGCTCGATGGTGGTGAACGCCGACAAGACCGGCGTGAACTCCACCGGCGTCGGCGACAATCGGATCACGCCTGTCGGGAAGTACATCCGCCGCTTCAAGCTGGACGAGCTCTCTCAGTTCTGGAACGTCCTGAAGGGAGACATGAGCGTCGTCGGGCCGCGGCCCAACACGCGAAACTGGGGGGTCGATCTGTACACCCAGGAAGAGATGAAGCTGCTGTCGGTTCGCCCGGGGATCACCGACCTCTCGTCGATCGTCTTCTCCGACGAGGGCGACATCCTCGGCCATTCCGACGAGGCCGATGCGCTCTACAACCGCATCATCCGTCCGTGGAAGAGCCGCCTGGGTCTTCTGTACGTCGCCAAGTCCTCGATCTTTCTCGACATCCAGATCATCTGGCTCACCGGCGTCGCGATCGTCTCCAAGCCGGCGGCCCTGCGCGGCGTTCACCGGATCCTGACCCGCCTGGGCGCGGATCCGGAGCTGATCGAGGTGTGCCGTCGTGAAGGAACCTTACCGGCGGCGCCGCCGCCCGGCGGCGCACAGATCTTCGGCGCGGCTCTCGCGGAGGCCGAGGCTTGA
- a CDS encoding GNAT family N-acetyltransferase, producing MSVLFYRCEAAGFDQPLPALPDGFEVSVWKPRRDGLPPRSLPSYPNAVWWLFDKLGLFANPNCGVIMISREGTLAHSSLVTPRYFRFPEMAADDLQIGATWTAPEMRGQGLAKASIGLIHEHWRGAFKRMWYLVEDDNAPSIRVIEACGYSLLGRGVRSVPAGIGPLATYRMTEAN from the coding sequence TTGAGCGTCCTTTTCTATCGGTGCGAGGCAGCGGGGTTCGATCAGCCGCTCCCGGCCTTGCCCGATGGCTTCGAGGTTTCGGTCTGGAAGCCGAGGCGCGACGGCCTGCCGCCGCGTAGTCTTCCCTCCTACCCCAACGCGGTCTGGTGGCTGTTCGACAAGCTGGGTCTGTTCGCCAACCCGAACTGCGGCGTGATCATGATCAGCCGCGAGGGGACCTTGGCGCATAGCTCTCTGGTGACGCCGCGCTATTTCCGGTTCCCGGAGATGGCGGCGGACGATCTTCAGATCGGCGCCACCTGGACGGCCCCCGAGATGCGGGGCCAGGGATTGGCCAAGGCGTCCATCGGGCTGATCCACGAGCATTGGCGGGGCGCATTCAAGCGCATGTGGTACCTCGTCGAGGACGACAACGCGCCGTCGATCCGCGTCATCGAGGCTTGCGGATACAGCCTGCTCGGCAGGGGCGTTCGATCGGTCCCGGCGGGGATCGGCCCCTTGGCCACCTATCGGATGACGGAAGCGAACTGA
- a CDS encoding glycosyltransferase family 4 protein, which produces MRIWTTVMGQRLDDAANTRSMLLCSELLSRGHEVVMWTSAWDHIRKEWRKEWVESGGKPVRRSDGLEIRFMKGCGYQQNTSPRRLVDHWMAAADFAKQARSAPRPDAIVASSPDHVTAAAAVKFGRSIGAVTLIDIRDKWPDILFDLTRGSLVKRAAGGVAMVFEQRRTRQALRRADGIVAMMNSMMDWGLAKADRPRTDDEKVFFLTTAPKNFDVPAKPLESDHAISRALEAARGKTVFAFAGTFNRTQHPALLLDAVDRLKQQGRLREDRVAFLIGGAGQDADVVERRAAAHACVHYVGWMKPHEMDALLRGSDVGLLLMNFPSEAFNNKTFSYMASGLPIISGATGDLHELINEYGVGVNVTGGNVDQLADAIDLLASDDQERARMTTQMRALFDSRFDQKGNYAAYADHIEAMVAKKSARAV; this is translated from the coding sequence ATGCGTATCTGGACGACCGTCATGGGCCAGCGCCTGGACGACGCCGCGAACACGCGGTCCATGCTGCTGTGCAGCGAGCTGCTCAGCCGGGGACATGAGGTCGTGATGTGGACCTCGGCGTGGGATCACATCCGCAAGGAGTGGCGCAAGGAGTGGGTCGAGTCCGGCGGCAAGCCCGTCCGTCGGTCCGACGGGCTCGAGATCCGCTTCATGAAGGGCTGCGGCTATCAGCAGAACACAAGCCCGCGGCGGCTCGTGGACCACTGGATGGCCGCCGCGGACTTCGCGAAGCAGGCGCGATCGGCGCCGCGACCCGACGCGATCGTGGCCTCGTCTCCCGACCATGTGACGGCGGCGGCCGCCGTGAAGTTCGGGCGCTCCATCGGCGCCGTCACGCTGATCGACATCCGGGACAAATGGCCGGACATCCTCTTCGATCTTACGCGCGGGTCGCTGGTGAAGCGGGCGGCCGGCGGGGTGGCGATGGTCTTCGAGCAGAGGCGGACGCGCCAGGCCCTGCGCCGCGCCGACGGCATCGTGGCCATGATGAATTCCATGATGGACTGGGGGTTGGCCAAGGCGGATCGCCCCCGCACGGATGACGAGAAGGTCTTCTTCCTGACGACCGCGCCGAAGAACTTCGACGTGCCGGCCAAGCCGCTCGAGAGCGATCACGCCATCAGTCGCGCGCTGGAAGCGGCCCGGGGGAAGACGGTCTTCGCCTTCGCGGGCACCTTCAACCGGACCCAGCATCCGGCGCTCCTGCTGGACGCCGTTGACCGCCTCAAGCAGCAAGGGCGCCTGCGGGAGGACCGGGTGGCCTTCCTGATCGGGGGCGCGGGCCAGGACGCGGACGTCGTCGAGCGGCGCGCGGCGGCTCACGCCTGTGTCCACTATGTCGGGTGGATGAAGCCGCACGAAATGGACGCGCTCCTGCGCGGCTCCGATGTTGGCCTGCTCCTGATGAATTTTCCGTCGGAGGCCTTCAACAACAAGACCTTCTCGTACATGGCCAGCGGATTGCCGATCATCAGCGGCGCCACGGGAGACCTGCACGAGCTGATCAACGAGTATGGCGTCGGCGTCAACGTGACCGGCGGGAACGTCGACCAGCTGGCGGACGCGATCGACCTGTTGGCCTCCGACGACCAGGAGCGGGCGCGCATGACGACCCAAATGCGCGCGCTGTTCGATTCCCGCTTCGACCAGAAAGGCAACTACGCGGCCTACGCCGATCATATCGAGGCCATGGTCGCAAAGAAGTCGGCGCGCGCCGTTTGA
- the asnB gene encoding asparagine synthase (glutamine-hydrolyzing): MCGISGATTLRRGQDLVSLVQAIAEAQTARGPDALVVERFQAGDAEVVLGHNRLSIIDLSVEANQPMNDASGRFTIVFNGEIYNYLELRKQLEADGVQFHTASDTEVLIEAYRAWGKAALEKFYGMFAFALLDRLEGELLLVRDRFGVKPLYYWTDGATLAFASTTGTIARWAGLEPNLAYVARGLRFKYYEDETDISPHKGLKALEGGTWLAVKLRGDRLALEQGRYYDVADRVQAERAKIEGLSFQELEARLLSLLDDASSIRLRADVPVGVSLSGGVDSTTIAAITARKHPRIVGYSFAHPDVPESEGPLVKELVDATGVQPRYVWPTAPAEIEDLFWRTYRAQEAPFPHASMMAQNAVFRAARQDGVKVLLGGQAGDEAFMGYRKFYLFYAQSILRQKRWGEGPHLALAMAPFALAIAKRAGVFWSERARYAQGGTGMASRLRLPAEVEASGAGMSAGQTPLDRQVLDITRYSLPSLLRYEDRNSLSNSVESRLPFIDHRVVEFGLALQERHKLANGFGKWILRSAIKDLVPDSIRLNRDKRGFDVNQARWIEGGLGRVLREALTERRKQIVDYLPSDANLEALFSDAALISDPQAFKEAVSLIWLGDQA, encoded by the coding sequence ATGTGCGGTATCTCGGGCGCGACAACGCTTCGGCGAGGCCAGGATCTCGTGTCCCTGGTCCAGGCAATCGCGGAGGCGCAGACCGCTCGCGGACCGGATGCGCTCGTCGTGGAGCGCTTCCAGGCGGGAGACGCGGAGGTCGTGCTCGGCCACAACCGGCTGAGCATCATCGACCTTTCCGTTGAAGCCAACCAGCCGATGAATGACGCCAGCGGGCGGTTCACCATCGTCTTCAACGGCGAGATCTACAACTATCTCGAACTGCGGAAGCAGCTCGAGGCCGACGGCGTCCAATTCCATACCGCCAGCGACACGGAAGTCCTGATCGAGGCCTACCGAGCCTGGGGCAAGGCCGCCCTCGAAAAGTTCTACGGCATGTTCGCCTTCGCCCTGCTGGACCGGCTTGAGGGCGAACTGCTGCTGGTTCGCGACCGCTTCGGCGTGAAGCCCCTCTACTACTGGACCGACGGCGCGACCCTGGCGTTCGCCTCGACCACGGGAACGATCGCCCGCTGGGCCGGCCTCGAGCCCAATCTCGCCTATGTCGCGCGCGGGCTGAGGTTCAAATACTACGAAGACGAGACGGACATCTCGCCGCACAAAGGCCTGAAGGCGCTGGAAGGCGGGACCTGGTTGGCCGTGAAGCTCCGCGGCGACAGGCTCGCCCTCGAGCAGGGGCGCTACTACGACGTGGCGGACCGGGTCCAAGCCGAGCGGGCCAAGATCGAGGGCCTGAGCTTCCAGGAGCTCGAAGCCCGTCTTCTGAGCCTTCTGGACGACGCCTCTTCGATACGCCTGCGGGCGGATGTGCCGGTGGGCGTGTCGCTGAGCGGAGGCGTCGATTCGACCACGATCGCGGCGATCACCGCCAGGAAACACCCTCGCATCGTCGGCTACAGCTTCGCCCATCCAGACGTGCCCGAGAGTGAAGGGCCGCTGGTGAAGGAACTTGTCGACGCGACGGGCGTGCAGCCTCGGTATGTCTGGCCGACCGCGCCCGCCGAGATCGAGGACCTGTTCTGGCGCACCTACCGGGCTCAGGAAGCGCCATTCCCGCACGCGAGCATGATGGCCCAGAACGCCGTCTTCCGCGCCGCGCGCCAGGATGGCGTGAAGGTGCTGCTGGGGGGGCAGGCGGGCGACGAGGCCTTCATGGGCTACCGCAAGTTCTATCTGTTCTACGCCCAATCGATCCTTCGCCAGAAGCGTTGGGGCGAGGGACCGCATCTCGCCCTGGCCATGGCGCCTTTCGCCCTCGCCATCGCGAAACGGGCCGGCGTGTTCTGGAGCGAGCGCGCCCGCTATGCGCAGGGCGGAACGGGGATGGCGTCCCGTCTGAGGCTGCCGGCCGAGGTCGAAGCCTCCGGCGCCGGGATGTCCGCGGGGCAGACGCCGCTGGATCGCCAGGTGCTGGACATCACGCGCTATAGCCTGCCGTCCCTCCTGCGGTACGAGGACCGGAACTCGCTGAGCAACAGCGTCGAGAGCCGCCTTCCGTTCATCGATCATCGCGTGGTCGAGTTCGGCCTGGCTCTCCAGGAGAGGCACAAGCTCGCCAACGGCTTCGGCAAATGGATACTGCGGAGCGCGATCAAGGATCTCGTCCCCGACAGCATCCGGTTGAACCGGGACAAGCGCGGCTTCGACGTCAACCAAGCCCGCTGGATCGAGGGCGGACTGGGGCGGGTGCTGCGTGAGGCGCTGACCGAACGGCGCAAGCAGATCGTCGACTACCTGCCCTCCGATGCGAACCTGGAGGCGCTGTTCAGCGACGCCGCTCTGATCTCGGACCCCCAAGCCTTCAAGGAAGCCGTGAGCTTGATCTGGCTGGGCGACCAGGCTTGA
- a CDS encoding lipopolysaccharide biosynthesis protein, translating to MRRLAARLGARGLGGYFSAMARVGGATVAAQLAALAVAPVLTRIYGPEHFGLFGVFLAVATTLAAIPPLGYNEAIIAAREDADADRLFAASLLGSVVLGLALSLVVWLVLTLGPAPVRILPAWTALLLAPTIVGMAATLCVQIFLAREHDWSTSSQMTLAQAGSRVTFQLGFGFLGVGAGLLLGEACMRVLTPIFALWKKRREVARRLLDQRWSDIVGAARRYGHFPLTRMPSSFLNNLGTLAAAPIISSSYGLAAAGVYTVMDQVLNVPLGFVNKTVGDVFVGHFSKLFHSDRAAAARLFLLTGVGLALLALVPAGVLWFAGPWLFKLVMGAQWEASGVLAVYMIPALAARFVVLPLSWVCSAANRPELKLIFDVVQLLSVVLVFVMASRAGVSFHDAVVQLSIALAGAYALLLLLSVWAFFRPRTERLA from the coding sequence TTGAGACGCCTCGCTGCACGTCTGGGGGCGCGCGGCCTGGGCGGCTACTTCAGCGCCATGGCCCGCGTCGGCGGCGCGACCGTGGCGGCGCAGCTCGCGGCGCTGGCCGTCGCCCCGGTCCTGACCCGTATCTACGGTCCGGAGCATTTCGGCCTGTTTGGGGTCTTCCTCGCGGTCGCGACCACGCTCGCGGCGATTCCGCCGCTGGGCTACAATGAGGCCATCATCGCGGCGCGCGAGGACGCCGATGCGGACCGCCTCTTCGCGGCCTCGCTGCTCGGCAGCGTGGTTCTCGGGCTTGCGCTGAGTCTGGTCGTCTGGCTGGTGCTGACCCTGGGGCCTGCGCCCGTACGGATTCTGCCGGCCTGGACGGCTCTTCTGCTGGCGCCGACCATCGTGGGCATGGCCGCAACCCTGTGCGTCCAGATATTCCTCGCCCGCGAGCATGACTGGTCGACCTCCTCGCAGATGACCCTGGCGCAAGCGGGTTCCCGCGTGACCTTCCAGCTGGGGTTCGGCTTCCTGGGCGTCGGCGCGGGCCTTCTTTTGGGGGAGGCCTGCATGCGGGTCCTCACGCCCATCTTCGCGCTCTGGAAGAAGCGGCGCGAAGTCGCCAGGCGGCTGCTCGATCAGCGGTGGTCGGACATCGTCGGCGCGGCGCGACGCTACGGCCATTTTCCGCTCACGCGGATGCCGTCGTCCTTCCTGAACAACCTGGGGACGCTGGCCGCGGCGCCGATCATCTCCAGCTCATATGGCCTGGCGGCCGCCGGCGTCTACACGGTGATGGACCAGGTCCTCAACGTGCCGCTGGGCTTCGTGAACAAGACCGTCGGCGATGTCTTCGTCGGCCATTTCTCCAAGCTCTTCCACTCGGACCGGGCCGCGGCCGCACGGCTCTTCCTGCTGACCGGGGTCGGCCTGGCGCTCCTCGCTCTGGTCCCCGCGGGGGTCCTCTGGTTCGCAGGCCCCTGGCTCTTCAAGCTGGTGATGGGCGCCCAGTGGGAAGCGTCGGGCGTCCTGGCCGTCTATATGATCCCGGCCTTGGCCGCGCGGTTCGTCGTGCTGCCTCTGTCCTGGGTCTGCAGCGCCGCCAATCGGCCTGAACTCAAGCTCATCTTCGACGTCGTGCAGCTGCTGTCGGTCGTCCTGGTCTTTGTGATGGCCAGTCGGGCCGGCGTGTCGTTCCATGACGCCGTCGTCCAGCTGTCCATCGCGCTGGCCGGCGCGTATGCGCTGCTGCTGCTGCTGAGCGTCTGGGCCTTCTTCCGCCCGAGGACAGAGCGGCTCGCCTAG